From a region of the Ovis aries strain OAR_USU_Benz2616 breed Rambouillet chromosome 2, ARS-UI_Ramb_v3.0, whole genome shotgun sequence genome:
- the LOC114113161 gene encoding small cysteine and glycine repeat-containing protein 9-like, whose product MGCCGCGSCGGCSGGCGGGCGGCGGGCGSCNSCNSCRCYRVGCCSSCCPCCCGCCGGCCSVPVVCCHRRTCSCHSCGCGGGKGCCQQKCCCQQKCSCQKQCYH is encoded by the coding sequence ATGGGCTGCTGTGGTTGTGGAAGTTGTGGTGGCTGCAGTGGTGGCTGCGGCGGTGGCTGCGGTGGCTGCGGTGGTGGCTGTGGCAGCTGCAACAGCTGCAACAGCTGCAGATGCTACCGGGTCGGCTGTTGCAGCAGCTGCTGtccctgctgctgcggctgctgtggGGGCTGCTGCAGCGTCCCCGTGGTCTGCTGCCACCGCCGCACCTGCAGCTGCCACTCGTGTGGCTGCGGGGGTGGGAAGGGCTGTTGCCAGCAGAAATGCTGCTGCCAGCAGAAGTGCAGCTGCCAGAAGCAATGCTACCACTAG
- the LOC132659343 gene encoding small cysteine and glycine repeat-containing protein 7-like has translation MGCCGCGSCGGCGGGCGGGCGSGCGGGCGGGCGSCNSCNSCNSCRCYRVGCCSSCCPCCCGCCGGCCSVPVVCCHRRTCSCHSCGKGCCQQKSCCQQKCSCQKQCCH, from the coding sequence ATGGGCTGCTGTGGTTGTGGAAGTTGTGGTGGCTGTGGCGGTGGCTGCGGTGGTGGCTGCGGCAGTGGCTGTGGCGGTGGCTGCGGTGGTGGCTGTGGCAGCTGCAACAGCTGCAACAGCTGCAACAGCTGCAGATGCTACCGGGTGGgctgctgcagcagctgctgcccctgctgctgtggctgctgtggGGGCTGCTGCAGCGTCCCCGTGGTCTGCTGCCACCGCCGCACCTGCAGCTGCCACTCGTGTGGGAAGGGCTGTTGCCAGCAGAAGAGCTGCTGCCAGCAGAAGTGCAGCTGCCAGAAGCAGTGCTGCCACTAG
- the LOC132659344 gene encoding small cysteine and glycine repeat-containing protein 7-like, with product MGCCGCGSCGGCGGGCSGGCGRGCGSGCGGGCGSSNSCNSCRCYRVGCCSSCCPCCCGCCGGCCSVPVVCCHRRTCSCHSCGKGCCQQKSCCCQQKCSCQKQCCH from the coding sequence ATGGGCTGCTGTGGTTGTGGAAGTTGTGGTGGCTGCGGTGGTGGCTGCAGTGGTGGCTGTGGCCGTGGCTGTGGCAGTGGCTGTGGTGGTGGCTGTGGCAGCTCCAACAGCTGCAACAGCTGCAGATGCTACCGGGTGGgctgctgcagcagctgctgcccctgctgctgcggctgctgtggGGGCTGCTGCAGCGTCCCCGTGGTCTGCTGCCACCGCCGCACCTGCAGCTGCCACTCGTGTGGGAAGGGCTGTTGCCAgcagaagagctgctgctgccagcAGAAGTGCAGCTGCCAGAAGCAGTGCTGCCACTAG